Proteins found in one Bacillus subtilis subsp. subtilis str. 168 genomic segment:
- the fliK gene encoding flagellar hook-length control protein (ruler) (Evidence 2a: Function from experimental evidences in other organisms; PubMedId: 16630628, 16949608, 28557186; Product type f: factor), which produces MKLLELAGPLLQTTTGSAAKNMKSSQGVFQNWLMSEAGLKELSEQGKGTPNSEDQLLADALKKIGEWLNASPEDQDKQNADLLQTLSKLTGKQLDANALQMLQNLLQAVESKMSGGTDQLLTETEKIFSEAKTALSANDSASDINGALKSDKEQSNQENEVSEPAKELIYIQMFISQLVEGNKLTDLGNGNEAHAIYQNGDQFLSALEKKGVSQQLIQDLKQQIFTKAESSSKLYSMTASELKSFQSLMDQMSMLPQKGTKEWSLAESQLKAFLLSKSSESSQDFGKSVLTPLSQSSSSKNASDVSGSIQPVDSKSGLQMLFSGYRGIGGVQTLDLQQMSSDIPNAETKTVADQVINAWKQMKYTPFGRSTGSFTIRLNPEHLGFVTIKLTNENGMFQSKIIASSQSAKELLEQHLPQLKQSLPNMAVQIDRFTLPVQSGDQPIYGQLADEQKQQQEGQRQQRQKKQSNDFGDLLDEVSMVEMEEEE; this is translated from the coding sequence GTGAAGCTGCTTGAATTAGCCGGACCTTTGCTGCAAACCACAACGGGTTCTGCCGCTAAAAACATGAAAAGTAGCCAGGGAGTTTTTCAAAACTGGCTTATGTCTGAGGCTGGATTGAAGGAACTTTCAGAACAAGGAAAGGGAACTCCTAATTCTGAAGATCAGCTTTTAGCAGATGCGCTTAAAAAGATCGGTGAATGGCTAAATGCAAGTCCTGAAGATCAAGACAAACAAAATGCGGATCTTTTGCAAACATTAAGCAAACTGACAGGGAAGCAATTGGATGCGAATGCTCTGCAAATGTTGCAAAATCTTTTGCAAGCAGTTGAATCAAAAATGTCAGGCGGGACGGATCAATTGCTCACAGAAACGGAGAAAATCTTTTCAGAAGCTAAAACGGCTCTGAGTGCCAATGATTCTGCTTCTGACATTAATGGAGCACTGAAGTCTGATAAAGAGCAATCAAATCAGGAAAATGAAGTATCCGAGCCTGCAAAAGAGCTTATCTATATCCAGATGTTCATTAGCCAGCTCGTAGAAGGGAATAAGCTGACTGATCTCGGGAATGGCAATGAAGCTCATGCCATTTACCAAAATGGAGATCAATTCCTTTCTGCATTAGAAAAGAAGGGTGTATCTCAACAACTAATTCAGGATCTTAAACAGCAAATATTCACTAAAGCTGAGTCAAGTTCAAAACTTTACTCGATGACAGCGTCAGAGCTGAAAAGTTTTCAAAGCTTAATGGATCAAATGTCTATGCTTCCTCAAAAAGGGACCAAAGAATGGAGTTTAGCTGAAAGCCAGCTGAAAGCCTTCTTGTTATCGAAATCATCCGAATCATCACAAGACTTTGGGAAGAGTGTTCTCACACCGCTCTCGCAGAGTTCATCCAGCAAAAATGCATCGGATGTTTCTGGAAGTATTCAGCCTGTAGATAGTAAATCAGGACTCCAAATGCTGTTTTCGGGGTATCGGGGCATAGGAGGAGTTCAAACACTTGATCTGCAGCAGATGTCATCTGATATACCAAATGCCGAAACAAAAACGGTGGCTGATCAAGTGATTAATGCGTGGAAGCAGATGAAATATACGCCTTTCGGCAGATCGACGGGAAGTTTCACTATTCGGCTGAACCCTGAACATTTAGGATTTGTCACAATCAAGCTGACAAATGAAAATGGAATGTTTCAGAGTAAAATCATAGCATCTAGCCAATCAGCAAAAGAATTGCTTGAACAGCATCTTCCTCAGCTGAAGCAATCATTGCCGAATATGGCCGTCCAAATTGACCGTTTTACTCTTCCGGTCCAAAGCGGGGATCAGCCGATATACGGCCAGCTTGCTGATGAACAGAAACAGCAGCAAGAGGGGCAGAGACAGCAAAGACAGAAAAAGCAATCAAATGATTTTGGCGATCTGCTCGATGAAGTGTCGATGGTTGAAATGGAGGAAGAAGAATGA
- the flgD gene encoding flagellar hook capping protein (Evidence 2a: Function from experimental evidences in other organisms; PubMedId: 8157595, 14563871, 24748615; Product type f: factor): MTSISSEYKLPEKTNTVSTNNSSLGKDEFLKILMTQVQNQDPLNPIDDKEFISQMATFSSLEQMMNLNTTMTQFVENQDPFTTYVDWMGKEVSWTDGKSATDKTGTVSSVKHFKGNYYLVLDDGTEISPANVMSVGQSSK; this comes from the coding sequence ATGACTTCTATAAGTTCAGAATATAAACTGCCTGAAAAAACGAACACTGTGTCGACGAACAACAGCAGCTTGGGGAAAGACGAGTTTTTAAAAATATTAATGACTCAAGTTCAAAACCAAGATCCGCTTAACCCGATTGACGATAAAGAATTTATCAGCCAGATGGCGACTTTTTCAAGCTTGGAGCAAATGATGAATCTGAATACGACAATGACTCAATTCGTTGAAAACCAAGATCCGTTTACAACGTATGTTGATTGGATGGGAAAAGAAGTATCTTGGACTGATGGTAAAAGTGCAACAGATAAAACAGGCACAGTAAGCTCTGTTAAACATTTTAAAGGAAATTATTATCTCGTTCTTGATGATGGGACCGAGATCAGTCCTGCGAATGTCATGTCTGTGGGACAATCATCTAAATAA
- the flgE gene encoding flagellar hook protein (Evidence 2a: Function from experimental evidences in other organisms; PubMedId: 15502333, 15510139, 27759043, 28120828, 28429800; Product type f: factor), whose protein sequence is MLRSLYSGISGMKNFQTKLDVIGNNIANVNTVGFKKSRVTFKDMVSQTIAGGSAAGATIGGTNSKQIGLGSSSGTIDTIHSTSATQSTGRTLDLAIDGDGYFRIDTGDGTAYTRAGNFYLDNTGTLVTGDGYHVLNMNGGTIKIPTDAQSFSIGSDGKVSIVDAEGKTQDGGQIGIVTFANSDGLDKIGSNLYRESLNSGTASAANQPGDGGTGALKSGFLEMSNVDLTDEFTEMIVAQRGFQSNSKIITTSDEILQELVNLKR, encoded by the coding sequence ATGTTACGTTCACTTTATTCTGGAATCAGCGGTATGAAAAACTTTCAAACAAAGCTTGACGTAATCGGTAACAACATTGCCAACGTAAATACAGTAGGATTCAAAAAGAGCCGTGTGACCTTTAAAGATATGGTAAGCCAAACGATTGCCGGCGGTTCTGCTGCTGGTGCAACAATCGGCGGAACAAACTCTAAGCAAATCGGTTTAGGTTCATCATCTGGCACAATTGATACAATTCATTCAACAAGCGCGACACAAAGCACAGGAAGAACACTTGATTTAGCAATTGACGGCGACGGTTACTTCCGAATTGATACAGGTGACGGGACAGCTTATACAAGAGCAGGGAACTTCTATTTAGATAATACTGGAACACTGGTTACAGGTGATGGCTACCATGTACTAAATATGAATGGCGGAACAATTAAAATTCCTACTGATGCTCAAAGCTTTAGCATTGGTTCTGATGGAAAGGTGTCAATTGTTGATGCTGAGGGGAAAACACAAGACGGGGGACAAATCGGGATTGTTACTTTTGCCAACAGTGATGGATTGGATAAAATCGGAAGCAACCTATACCGTGAATCTTTAAACTCTGGAACGGCCAGTGCAGCGAACCAGCCTGGTGACGGCGGAACTGGTGCTCTTAAATCAGGATTTCTCGAAATGTCTAACGTCGATTTAACTGACGAATTTACTGAAATGATCGTAGCCCAGCGCGGATTCCAATCAAACTCAAAAATTATTACAACATCTGATGAAATCCTTCAAGAACTGGTTAACCTTAAACGTTAA
- the swrD gene encoding flagellar power transducer required for swarming (Evidence 1a: Function from experimental evidences in the studied strain; PubMedId: 9168127, 29061663; Product type f: factor) has protein sequence MIKVTRLNGQPFTLNALFIEQIECFPDTTITLSNGKKFVVKEDEEAVLEKIAAFYRKIQIFAMDQGIEEPE, from the coding sequence ATGATTAAAGTAACCCGTTTGAACGGGCAGCCCTTTACACTGAATGCGCTATTTATTGAACAGATTGAATGTTTTCCGGATACTACAATTACTCTGTCAAATGGTAAGAAGTTTGTAGTAAAAGAAGATGAAGAAGCTGTTCTGGAAAAGATCGCAGCTTTCTACCGAAAAATACAAATATTTGCAATGGATCAAGGAATAGAGGAACCGGAATGA
- the fliL gene encoding flagellar basal-body (stator) associated protein (Evidence 2a: Function from experimental evidences in other organisms; PubMedId: 10439416, 12787361, 16166542, 23264580, 25714720, 28717192; Product type f : factor) — protein sequence MKKKLMIILLIILIVIGALGAAAYFVLGGKSEKSEAKKSIDEIVASSVDVEEITTNLKSDNIIRLAIKLETDSDKSKEELEKRDFQVKDAVISLLADTNADQIEGDKGKETFKKELKDKINSYLQEGKVEKVYITSFNLQ from the coding sequence ATGAAGAAAAAGTTAATGATCATATTACTAATTATTCTTATCGTAATTGGTGCTCTCGGGGCGGCGGCTTATTTTGTTTTAGGCGGAAAGTCCGAAAAAAGTGAAGCGAAAAAAAGTATTGATGAAATCGTTGCGTCTTCTGTTGATGTAGAAGAGATCACAACAAATTTAAAGTCTGATAACATTATCCGTCTTGCTATTAAACTTGAAACTGATTCTGATAAATCAAAAGAAGAACTTGAGAAACGTGATTTCCAAGTGAAAGACGCTGTTATATCACTGCTGGCTGATACGAATGCTGATCAGATTGAGGGAGACAAGGGAAAAGAAACCTTTAAGAAGGAACTAAAAGATAAAATAAATAGCTACCTCCAAGAAGGAAAAGTAGAAAAAGTGTATATTACCTCCTTTAATCTGCAATAA
- the fliM gene encoding flagellar motor switching and energizing component (Evidence 2a: Function from experimental evidences in other organisms; PubMedId: 7787061, 16547037, 16796690, 16882724, 17015643, 17050923, 22720735, 28625846; Product type cp: cell process) — protein sequence MSGEVLSQNEIDALLSAISTGEMDAEELKKEEKEKKVKVYDFKRALRFSKDQIRSLTRIHDNFARLLTTHFSAQLRTYIHISVSSVDQVPYEEFIRSIPNMTILNLFDVHPMEGRIMMEVNPTIAYTMMDRVMGGIGISHNKVDSLTEIETKIISNLFENALGNYKEAWQSIADIEPEMTEFEVNPQFVQMVSPNETVVVISLNTQIGEISGVINLCIPHIVLEPLIPKLSVHYWMQSDRNEPKPEETKSLEKRIMTAQIPVVAELGTSELTIEEFLSLEVGDCITLDKSVTDPLTVLVGDKPKFLGQAGRVNRKQAVQILDHDIRGEQDGE from the coding sequence ATGTCAGGAGAAGTTCTCTCCCAAAATGAAATAGATGCACTGCTCTCTGCAATATCAACTGGTGAAATGGACGCTGAAGAGCTGAAAAAAGAAGAAAAAGAGAAGAAAGTCAAGGTTTATGATTTCAAACGTGCGCTGCGGTTTTCTAAGGATCAGATCCGCAGTTTAACGAGAATTCATGACAATTTTGCAAGACTTCTTACCACTCATTTTTCTGCTCAGCTCAGAACCTATATTCACATATCTGTCAGTTCTGTTGATCAGGTTCCGTATGAGGAATTTATCAGATCGATTCCAAACATGACGATTCTGAATCTATTTGATGTTCATCCGATGGAAGGAAGAATTATGATGGAGGTCAACCCCACGATAGCTTATACGATGATGGATCGAGTCATGGGCGGGATTGGAATCAGTCATAACAAGGTTGACAGTTTGACAGAAATTGAAACAAAAATCATTTCTAATTTATTTGAAAATGCACTGGGTAATTATAAAGAAGCTTGGCAGTCAATTGCTGATATTGAACCGGAAATGACTGAGTTTGAAGTGAATCCGCAATTTGTTCAGATGGTATCTCCTAATGAAACAGTCGTGGTGATCTCGCTCAATACTCAAATTGGTGAAATCAGCGGTGTCATTAATCTCTGTATCCCGCATATTGTACTCGAGCCGCTCATACCGAAGCTTTCAGTCCACTATTGGATGCAATCAGACCGAAATGAGCCAAAGCCTGAGGAAACAAAGTCGCTTGAAAAACGTATCATGACAGCACAAATACCTGTCGTGGCCGAGCTCGGCACATCTGAACTGACGATAGAAGAGTTTTTAAGTTTAGAAGTCGGAGACTGCATAACTTTGGACAAATCAGTCACGGATCCTCTTACTGTATTGGTCGGAGATAAGCCGAAATTTTTAGGACAAGCCGGCCGGGTGAATCGAAAACAGGCAGTGCAAATTTTAGATCACGACATAAGAGGTGAACAAGATGGAGAATAA
- the fliY gene encoding flagellar motor switching and energizing phosphatase (Evidence 1a: Function from experimental evidences in the studied strain; PubMedId: 12920116, 16547037, 16796690, 16882724, 17015643, 17050923, 23226535, 23532838, 26195616; Product type cp: cell process), translated as MENNRLSQDEIDALLNGTGSTLDEPEIPEVDDLSEMERDAIGEIGNISFGSSATALSTLLNQKVDITTPSVTVIPRSKISDAFPEPYVAIEVNYTEGFSGSNLLVVEQSDAAIIADLMIGGDGKGADPSLGEIHLSAVQEAMNQMMGSAATSMSTVFSKKIDISPPRVELLDVTEEKGTDRIPDDEMLVKVSFNLKVGELIDSSIMQLYPLTFAKDLISSLMNSESAEEEETVQPEVTYEQPKEPVTPEPRIEPKQQQQPPKRQGTAKKAAPVQVSPVEFSAFDPNEAVQAPIHNLDMLLDIPLSITVELGRTKRSVKEILELSAGSIIELDKLAGEPVDILVNQRIVAKGEVVVIEENFGVRVTDILSQAERINNLK; from the coding sequence ATGGAGAATAATAGATTATCTCAAGATGAGATTGACGCGCTTCTTAACGGTACTGGCAGCACGCTTGATGAGCCAGAGATTCCGGAAGTAGATGACTTATCGGAAATGGAGCGTGATGCGATCGGTGAAATCGGTAATATTTCATTCGGCAGTTCTGCGACAGCACTGTCAACGCTTTTAAATCAAAAGGTCGATATTACGACTCCAAGCGTAACGGTCATTCCAAGAAGTAAAATCAGCGATGCGTTTCCTGAACCGTATGTAGCGATTGAAGTGAATTATACGGAGGGCTTCAGCGGAAGCAACCTGTTAGTCGTGGAACAAAGTGACGCGGCGATCATTGCGGACTTAATGATCGGGGGAGACGGAAAAGGTGCGGACCCTTCACTGGGTGAAATCCATTTAAGTGCGGTTCAAGAAGCAATGAACCAAATGATGGGATCGGCTGCCACATCAATGTCTACTGTATTCAGTAAAAAAATTGATATTTCACCTCCTCGGGTTGAATTGCTGGATGTTACTGAAGAAAAGGGTACAGACCGTATTCCTGATGATGAAATGCTGGTGAAAGTTTCTTTCAACTTAAAGGTGGGAGAATTAATAGACTCCAGCATTATGCAACTTTACCCATTGACATTTGCGAAAGATTTAATTTCAAGCCTTATGAACTCAGAAAGTGCAGAGGAAGAAGAAACGGTGCAGCCTGAAGTTACATACGAACAGCCGAAAGAGCCTGTGACGCCAGAGCCGCGTATTGAACCGAAGCAACAGCAGCAGCCGCCAAAAAGGCAGGGAACAGCAAAAAAAGCAGCGCCAGTTCAGGTTTCACCGGTGGAATTTTCCGCGTTTGATCCAAACGAAGCTGTACAAGCCCCTATTCATAATCTGGATATGCTTTTGGATATCCCGCTTTCGATTACTGTTGAGCTTGGCAGAACGAAGAGAAGCGTAAAAGAGATTTTAGAGCTTTCTGCCGGAAGTATTATCGAGCTTGATAAATTAGCCGGTGAGCCTGTAGATATTTTAGTTAATCAGCGTATCGTTGCCAAAGGCGAGGTCGTTGTCATTGAAGAAAACTTCGGAGTGAGAGTCACTGACATTTTAAGCCAGGCAGAGCGCATTAATAATTTAAAATAA
- the cheY gene encoding regulator of chemotaxis and motility (Evidence 1a: Function from experimental evidences in the studied strain; PubMedId: 10196193, 12864845, 12920116, 14749334, 23226535, 28542702; Product type r : regulator) yields MAHRILIVDDAAFMRMMIKDILVKNGFEVVAEAENGAQAVEKYKEHSPDLVTMDITMPEMDGITALKEIKQIDAQARIIMCSAMGQQSMVIDAIQAGAKDFIVKPFQADRVLEAINKTLN; encoded by the coding sequence ATGGCACATAGAATTTTAATTGTAGATGACGCAGCATTTATGCGAATGATGATTAAAGATATTTTGGTTAAAAATGGTTTTGAAGTTGTGGCGGAAGCTGAAAATGGAGCACAAGCGGTAGAGAAATATAAAGAGCATTCACCTGACCTTGTTACTATGGATATCACGATGCCAGAAATGGATGGTATTACAGCATTAAAAGAAATTAAACAAATTGATGCGCAGGCAAGAATCATCATGTGTTCTGCTATGGGACAGCAATCAATGGTTATTGATGCCATTCAGGCCGGCGCTAAGGATTTCATTGTGAAACCTTTCCAGGCTGACCGTGTGCTTGAAGCAATCAACAAAACATTAAATTAA
- the fliZ gene encoding flagellar regulatory protein (Evidence 2a: Function from experimental evidences in other organisms; PubMedId: 10791024, 1597417, 16513753, 24204316; Product type r: regulator) has translation MKKSQYFIVFICFFVLFSVHPIAAAAADSDNSTVNEWFQKKDEKTADQSEQKKEKTTKTADETEGAAAPSVSAFDFVKMIFALLFVIVLIYGLVKLMNKRNRLLKPFQYVENIGGTSVGQNRSIQLIKVGKSVLVVGVGETIQLLKEIEDEKEIEVILSQHEEAMSSKIEWQKFVKPLKSSEHQPQQKLPSFSKALKEQLEELKQNRSEGKKKGPRHHE, from the coding sequence TTGAAAAAGAGTCAATATTTTATTGTTTTTATTTGTTTTTTCGTTTTATTCAGTGTACATCCGATTGCTGCTGCCGCGGCAGACTCTGATAATTCAACTGTAAACGAATGGTTTCAAAAGAAAGATGAAAAAACTGCAGATCAATCAGAGCAAAAGAAAGAAAAAACAACAAAAACTGCTGATGAGACGGAGGGAGCGGCTGCTCCTTCTGTCTCAGCTTTTGATTTTGTAAAGATGATTTTCGCTTTACTGTTTGTTATCGTGCTGATTTACGGGCTGGTTAAGCTCATGAACAAAAGAAATCGGCTCCTAAAGCCTTTTCAATATGTTGAAAATATTGGCGGCACATCGGTCGGTCAGAACAGATCCATACAATTGATCAAGGTCGGGAAAAGTGTGCTCGTCGTCGGTGTAGGAGAGACGATCCAGCTGCTGAAAGAAATTGAGGATGAAAAAGAGATTGAAGTCATTCTCAGTCAGCATGAAGAGGCAATGTCAAGCAAAATAGAGTGGCAAAAGTTTGTGAAGCCGCTTAAGAGTTCTGAACATCAGCCGCAGCAAAAACTGCCTTCATTTTCAAAAGCATTAAAAGAGCAACTTGAAGAGTTAAAACAAAACCGTTCTGAAGGAAAGAAGAAAGGCCCACGTCATCATGAATGA
- the fliP gene encoding component of the flagellar export machinery (Evidence 2a: Function from experimental evidences in other organisms; PubMedId: 15516571, 15849754, 16850406, 22720735, 26244495, 27855178, 28559296; Product type t: transporter), with amino-acid sequence MNEFINIFSSSDPENVSSTVKLLLLLTVFSVAPGILILMTCFTRIVIVLSFVRTSLATQSMPPNQVLIGLALFLTFFIMAPTFSEINKEALTPLMDNKISLDEAYTKAEEPIKEFMSKHTRQKDLALFMNYAKMDKPESLKDIPLTTMVPAFAISELKTAFQIGFMIFIPFLIIDMVVASVLMSMGMMMLPPVMISLPFKILLFVLVDGWYLIVKSLLQSF; translated from the coding sequence ATGAATGAGTTTATAAATATTTTCAGTTCAAGCGATCCGGAAAACGTAAGTTCGACTGTTAAATTACTATTATTGTTAACTGTATTTTCAGTGGCGCCTGGAATATTGATTCTTATGACTTGTTTTACTCGCATCGTCATTGTTCTGTCATTTGTCAGAACTTCACTTGCGACGCAATCTATGCCCCCAAACCAGGTTCTAATCGGGCTTGCGCTGTTTTTAACATTTTTTATTATGGCTCCTACTTTTTCAGAAATTAATAAAGAAGCGCTGACCCCATTAATGGACAACAAAATCAGCTTGGATGAAGCGTATACGAAAGCTGAGGAACCGATTAAAGAATTTATGAGTAAACACACAAGGCAGAAGGATCTGGCGCTGTTTATGAATTACGCGAAAATGGATAAACCTGAATCATTAAAGGATATTCCGTTAACAACAATGGTTCCGGCTTTTGCCATATCGGAGCTTAAAACAGCATTTCAAATAGGTTTTATGATTTTTATCCCTTTTTTAATTATAGATATGGTAGTGGCGAGCGTCTTGATGTCAATGGGAATGATGATGCTGCCTCCAGTTATGATTTCTCTGCCCTTTAAAATATTACTTTTTGTTTTGGTAGACGGCTGGTATTTAATTGTGAAATCTTTGCTTCAGAGCTTTTAG
- the fliQ gene encoding component of the flagellar export machinery (Evidence 2a: Function from experimental evidences in other organisms; PubMedId: 10234819, 15516571, 27855178; Product type t: transporter), whose amino-acid sequence MSSEFVISMAEKAVYVTLMISGPLLAIALLVGLIVSIFQATTQIQEQTLAFIPKIVAVLLALIFFGPWMLSTILSFTTELFSNLNRFAG is encoded by the coding sequence GTGAGTTCAGAATTTGTAATTTCTATGGCGGAAAAAGCCGTATACGTAACGCTGATGATCAGCGGGCCATTATTGGCTATTGCTTTACTGGTCGGTTTAATTGTCAGCATATTTCAGGCGACAACTCAAATCCAGGAACAGACTTTGGCGTTTATTCCGAAAATCGTGGCGGTTCTCCTGGCTCTCATTTTTTTTGGTCCGTGGATGCTGTCGACGATTCTTTCATTTACAACAGAGCTGTTTTCTAATTTAAATCGTTTTGCAGGGTAA
- the fliR gene encoding component of the flagellar export machinery (Evidence 2a: Function from experimental evidences in other organisms; PubMedId: 15060055, 15516571, 15849754, 16850406, 28771474; Product type t : transporter), which yields MNSIIDLFPAFLLVFIRISAFFVTIPLFGHRNVPAVHRIGFAFFLAVICFSTIDKPPSLEIDEHYMLLAFKEALVGLCLGLIAYMMIAAVQIAGSFIDFQMGFSIANVIDPQTGAQSPLIGQFIYTMALLFMLSVNAHHLLLDGIYYSFQYISVDQAFPNFGDEKFAYFIAKSFNAMFIIAFQMSAPVVASLFLVDLALGIVARTVPQLNVFVVGLPLKIAVSFIMLIVCMSVIFVVVRNVFSLTIETMRNLLALVGVS from the coding sequence ATGAATTCAATTATTGACTTATTTCCTGCTTTTTTATTGGTTTTTATTAGAATCTCTGCTTTTTTTGTAACGATTCCGCTATTTGGACATCGAAATGTGCCAGCTGTTCATCGCATAGGTTTTGCTTTTTTTCTTGCGGTCATTTGTTTCAGCACCATTGATAAACCGCCCTCTTTGGAGATAGATGAGCACTATATGCTTTTGGCGTTTAAAGAAGCTTTGGTCGGCCTATGTCTGGGTTTAATTGCTTATATGATGATTGCCGCAGTGCAGATTGCCGGCTCGTTTATTGATTTTCAAATGGGATTTTCAATAGCAAACGTTATTGATCCGCAAACCGGTGCACAAAGTCCGTTGATTGGCCAGTTTATCTATACGATGGCACTTTTGTTTATGCTGAGTGTCAATGCCCACCATTTGTTGCTGGATGGTATTTACTACAGCTTTCAGTATATTTCAGTTGATCAGGCATTTCCGAATTTCGGCGATGAAAAGTTTGCCTATTTTATTGCGAAAAGCTTTAATGCAATGTTTATTATCGCTTTTCAAATGTCAGCGCCGGTTGTGGCCAGTTTGTTTCTAGTTGATTTAGCATTAGGTATCGTGGCTCGAACTGTTCCGCAGTTAAATGTATTTGTGGTCGGTCTGCCTTTAAAGATCGCTGTCAGTTTCATTATGCTCATTGTATGTATGTCCGTTATCTTCGTCGTTGTCCGGAATGTTTTCAGTTTAACGATTGAAACGATGCGGAATCTTTTAGCATTGGTCGGTGTTTCTTAA